The window CCCTGGCGCATCGGGGTGAACCGCGAACTGGCGGAAGTCGGCTTCAGTGCCTGGCCGCATCTGGATGAGAGCCAGCGTCAGGCCACCCTCGAATCGGCGCGGCGCAGCGTGGCCTACGGGCCAGCAGAAGCCCAGCGCCTGCTCAAGGTCGCTCAGCACACCGGCATGCTCCAGATGCTTTGCGACAGCCTGAACAGCGAACTGAAAAGCACCCGCAAACTATGCCTCTGACAGTCACGCATTCACCGATATTCGTAGGGTGGAATCCCCGAAGGGGCTTCCCGCCCGAGACGCATCGCCAGAGCCCAACACAAGCAAGCCTGCCAGAGCGCTTAGCCCGTATTGGCACGGGGCGGCGGATTACGCTTCGCTAATCCGCCCTACCAAGCCCCAGAGATTCGTAGGGTGGGTTGTAACCCACCAATAGAGCTCGCTGACCACATTGCCTCAATCTCTACAGGTAACTGTTTGTGCCACAGAACCACCCAGCAACCCCAGCGGCCCATAGAGCACCTCACAGGTCGAATAGCCCGTTCAGCAAAGGCATAGCAACAGCGCGAGGCCGGGACGCCAGCGTCAATCACCCACGCAGGGACATCAACTTGATCGGCAAACGCGACACGAGCATTCCCGGCGGGCGAGGCCTGACCTTCTGGGGGCAGTGGCTGGCAGCAGCCACCCTGCTCATTCTCCTGCTCTGCACACTGGCCATGCTGAAGACCGGGGAGATAGGCACCCAATACCGCGTCCTGGCGGCCTTTGCCTTGTTCGCTTCGGTACCCGTTTACTCATTGATGCGGGTCTATCACAAGCAGCATGGCTACCTGGTTGGCCTCGGCCGTTTGCTCGGTGGCTGGCTGATCCTGCTGTCCATGCTCACAGTTGCAGCTTTCGTTACCAAGACCAGCGAACTCTTCTCCCGTGAAGTGACCCTCACCTGGGGCGTGCTCGGCTTCGCCCTGCAAGTCGGCCTTTACGTGCCGCTGCATGGCGTCTCCAGGCGCTACCACCAGAAGCTGCAAGCCGCACGCACCTCGCTGATCATCGGCACCGGCGAGCTGGCCATGGACCTGGCGGACAAGCTCGTGCGGCAGAAGAGCGAGCCCATGATGGGCCTGGTGGCAGCGAACGACCACCTGCAACCGGATAACCTCCTGTACCCGATCATCGGCAGCCTCGCCCATCTGCGTGACCTGATCGCGGCCCATCGCATCCGCCGCCTCTATATAGCCCTGCCCCTGACCGAGGCCGAGCAGATCGAAGGCCTGTATATCGACCTGCTTGACTCCAGCGTCGACGTGGTGTGGATTCCCGACTTGCGCAGCCTGATGCTGCTCAACCACTCGGTTGCTGAGATCGAAGGCATGCCGGCCATTCACCTCAATGAAAGCCCGCTGACCGCCTACCCCACTGCAGCCCTGACTAAGGCGTTGATGGACCGCGCGGTCGCCCTGCTGGCCATCCTCGCCCTCAGCCCCGTGCTGCTAGCCACCGCCATCGCCGTGAAGTATTCATCGCCCGGCCCGATCCTGTTCAAGCAGAAACGCCACGGCTGGAACGGCAAGATCATCAAGGTGTGGAAGTTCCGCTCCATGCGCCTGCACGACGATAAACAAGTCAAGCAGGCCAGCCGCGAAGACCCGCGCATCACCCGTGTCGGCCGCTTTATCCGCCGCACCTCGATCGACGAGCTGCCGCAGCTGTTCAACGTCCTGCAGGGCCAAATGTCCCTGGTGGGTCCGCGCCCGCATGCCGTCGCCCACAACGACTATTACACCGGCAAGATCGACGCCTATATGGCCCGCCACCGGATCAAGCCCGGCATCACCGGCCTGGCACAGATCAGCGGCTGCCGTGGCGAAACCGAAACCCTCGACAAGATGGAGAAGCGCGTGGAACTCGACCTGGCCTACATCAACAACTGGTCGCTGTGGCTGGACATCAAGATCCTGATCAAGACGCCGTTTACCCTGCTGTCGAACGACATTTATTGAAATCAGTCGCTCCTCCCCGTAGGAGCGACGTCCCGGCGCGAAATAAACAACCGCGCAGTGACACATCTACTAACCCCTAACCATCCCGAGTTTTTCTTATGTCCGAACACCAGGAAGCAAGCGTTGCTAAGTTCAAAAGCAAGGAAGCCATTATCGGCATCGTCGGCCTCGGCTACGTAGGCTTGCCGCTGATGTTGCGCTACAACGCCATCGGCTTTCGTGTACTGGGCATCGACATTGACGAGAGCAAGGTGACCAGGCTCAACGCCGGCCAGAGCTATATCGAGCACATCCCGGCTGACAAGATTGCAGCGGCCCGTGACAGTGGGTTCATAGCCACCACCGACTTCAGCCGCGTCAGCGAGTGCGATGCGCTGATTCTCTGTGTTCCGACTCCGCTCAATAAATACCGCGAGCCGGACATGAGCTTCGTGATCAACACCACCGATGCGCTCAAACCCTATCTGCGCGCCGGTCAGATCGTTTCCCTGGAAAGCACCACCTACCCCGGCACCACCGAAGAAGAACTGTTACCGCGTGTACAGGAAGGCGGCCTGGTCGTTGGCGAGAGCATCTTCCTAGTCTACTCGCCGGAGCGCGAAGATCCGGGCAATCCCAACTTCGAAACCCGCACCATTCCCAAAGTGATCGGCGGTCATACTCCGGCCTGCCTTGAAGTTGGCATTGCTTTGTACGGGCAGGCCATCGACAAGGTCGTAGCGGTCAGCTCGACCAAGGCAGCGGAAATGACCAAGCTGCTAGAGAACATCCACCGTGCAGTCAATATCGGCCTGGTCAACGAAATGAAAGTCGTTGCCGACCGCATGGGCATCGATATCTTCGAAGTGGTTGATGCCGCCGCCACCAAGCCGTTCGGTTTCACTGCCTACTATCCCGGCCCCGGCCTTGGTGGTCACTGCATCCCAATCGATCCTTTCTACCTGACCTGGAAAGCCCGCGAGTACGGTTTGCATACCCGCTTCATCGAACTGTCCGGTGAGGTCAACAAAGCCATGCCAGAGTACGTGCTCAGCAAGCTGATGGACGGCTTGAACAACAGTGGCAAGGCACTCAAAGGCAGCAAAGTCCTGGTGCTGGGCATTGCCTACAAGAAGAACGTCGACGACATGCGCGAATCTCCCTCCGTGGAAATCATGGAACTGATCGAAGCCAAGGGCGGTATCGTCGCCTACAGTGACCCGCACGTACCGGTCTTCCCGAAAATGCGCGAGCACCATTTCGAACTAAGTAGCCAAGCACTGAGCGCAGAAAACCTCGCCAACTTCGACGCGGTGGTGCTCGCCACCGACCACGACAAGTTCGACTACGAGCTGATCAAGCAGCACGCTCGCTTGATCGTCGACAGCCGTGGCAAATACCGCGCTCCCGTCGAGCACATCATCAAAGCCTGATTACCCGTCTTTCTGCAGAAACATCCAGCAAGGTCTTCAGACGTCTTGTCGGGTTGTCGTGCTTCGCAAGGAATACCCATGAAAAAATTCGCCCTGATCGGCGCCGCCGGTTACATCGCCCCCCGTCACATGCACGCCATCAAGGACACCGGCAACCAGCTGGTCTCCGCCTACGATATAAACGACTCGGTCGGCATCATCGACAGCATTTCGCCCCAGAGCGAGTTCTTCACCGAGTTCGAGCGCTTCCAGGAGCACGCCTTCCGGCTCAAGCGTAACCCGCAAACTGCGCTCGACTATGTGGCTGTCTGCTCGCCCAACTACCTGCACCATTCGCACATCACCGCCGGCCTGCGCCTCGGCTGCGACGTGATCTGCGAAAAACCGCTGGTACCCACGCCGGCAATCCTCGACGACCTGGCCCTGGTCGAGCAGGAAACCGGCAAGCGCGCGTACAACATCCTGCAGCTGCGTCACCACCAGGCGATCCTCAACCTCAAGGACAAGGTTGCCCGCGAAGCCAGCGAACACAAATACGATGTCGAGCTGACCT is drawn from Pseudomonas cavernae and contains these coding sequences:
- a CDS encoding undecaprenyl-phosphate glucose phosphotransferase, giving the protein MIGKRDTSIPGGRGLTFWGQWLAAATLLILLLCTLAMLKTGEIGTQYRVLAAFALFASVPVYSLMRVYHKQHGYLVGLGRLLGGWLILLSMLTVAAFVTKTSELFSREVTLTWGVLGFALQVGLYVPLHGVSRRYHQKLQAARTSLIIGTGELAMDLADKLVRQKSEPMMGLVAANDHLQPDNLLYPIIGSLAHLRDLIAAHRIRRLYIALPLTEAEQIEGLYIDLLDSSVDVVWIPDLRSLMLLNHSVAEIEGMPAIHLNESPLTAYPTAALTKALMDRAVALLAILALSPVLLATAIAVKYSSPGPILFKQKRHGWNGKIIKVWKFRSMRLHDDKQVKQASREDPRITRVGRFIRRTSIDELPQLFNVLQGQMSLVGPRPHAVAHNDYYTGKIDAYMARHRIKPGITGLAQISGCRGETETLDKMEKRVELDLAYINNWSLWLDIKILIKTPFTLLSNDIY
- the wbpA gene encoding UDP-N-acetyl-D-glucosamine 6-dehydrogenase, with the translated sequence MSEHQEASVAKFKSKEAIIGIVGLGYVGLPLMLRYNAIGFRVLGIDIDESKVTRLNAGQSYIEHIPADKIAAARDSGFIATTDFSRVSECDALILCVPTPLNKYREPDMSFVINTTDALKPYLRAGQIVSLESTTYPGTTEEELLPRVQEGGLVVGESIFLVYSPEREDPGNPNFETRTIPKVIGGHTPACLEVGIALYGQAIDKVVAVSSTKAAEMTKLLENIHRAVNIGLVNEMKVVADRMGIDIFEVVDAAATKPFGFTAYYPGPGLGGHCIPIDPFYLTWKAREYGLHTRFIELSGEVNKAMPEYVLSKLMDGLNNSGKALKGSKVLVLGIAYKKNVDDMRESPSVEIMELIEAKGGIVAYSDPHVPVFPKMREHHFELSSQALSAENLANFDAVVLATDHDKFDYELIKQHARLIVDSRGKYRAPVEHIIKA
- the wbpB gene encoding UDP-N-acetyl-2-amino-2-deoxy-D-glucuronate oxidase, which translates into the protein MKKFALIGAAGYIAPRHMHAIKDTGNQLVSAYDINDSVGIIDSISPQSEFFTEFERFQEHAFRLKRNPQTALDYVAVCSPNYLHHSHITAGLRLGCDVICEKPLVPTPAILDDLALVEQETGKRAYNILQLRHHQAILNLKDKVAREASEHKYDVELTYITSRGKWYMESWKGDPRKSFGVATNIGVHFYDMLHFIFGKLQRNIVHFTSEHKAAGYLEYEKARVRWFLSIDANDLPDSVKGKKPTYRSITVNGEEMEFSEGFSDLHTTSYREILAGRGYGIEDARHCVETVNTIRSAAVVSTQNDEGHPFLNSLKR